Proteins encoded together in one Miscanthus floridulus cultivar M001 chromosome 16, ASM1932011v1, whole genome shotgun sequence window:
- the LOC136511072 gene encoding zinc finger BED domain-containing protein RICESLEEPER 2-like: MAEDDGELPPGMAPEGENDNDIRDDAAALFGVDLGDGDGGEGATASANPVGSNSNGSVPSVAAAGNGKVGKRKSPVWDDFEEIFETVNGVQICTKAKCKMCKSTLSARSSAGTGHLKRHQNSCRQKTDQRDRVQSRLSYNPDGSVHNWDYKPEVARTELCRLIARLDLPLGIGDTDAFEYIQRAHNPRFRRVSRQSTTRDLRALFTKRRNMLKNHVLSGASSVALTSDIWSGNAKEDYISVVAHYEFGMIDKIYSVTLDNASSNAKAMETLTPMFACYLGSDPTPTSSDPNKQDFRTAINFLNSSNHRIAMFKNYCNAQGVRPIKFGLDMDVRWNATYLMLKHLLPYKEVFSVFINANFGCTLLTPRHWLIAAKILEFLELFYESTCVLSGVYYPTSPLILHYMLDIAHHLHESEKDQNLMAVVYPMKLKYLKYWENIPLLYSIAFILDPRAKLRGLFNVLVILKENIGVDYNKYYADVKTEIYKLFAKYDSKYGSTRSQRPVHPAVNLGKRKQAWGRIFGGPGSSAVVGHPPPASVSTSTQSAASVACELTTYLDSDNVTAYEDDFDLLLWWRDHKLTYPVLSIMARDIMAVPVSTVSSESCFSLTGRIIEERRRRLLPEHVEMLACIKDWELGDRRLQHSTDNQELAESFENLYLDVPEDGSGPPSASTSASASVASASAAT, encoded by the exons atggctgaagacgatggcGAGCTTCCGCCTGGCATGGCCCCTGAGGGCGAGAACGACAACGACATCCGTGATGACGCTGCTGCGTTGTTCGGTGTCGATCTCGGAGACGGcgacggtggtgaaggggcgacgGCGTCTGCGAACCCGGTCGGCTCCAACTCCAACGGCTCTGTTccatctgttgctgctgctggtaaTGGTAAggttggtaagcgtaaatctcCTGTCTGGGATGATTTTGAAGAGATATTTGAGACTGTGAATGGAGTACAGATTTGCACTAAAGCTAAATGTAAAATGTGTAAGTCAactttgtctgctagatctagtgctggcactggtcacttgaagaggcaccagaACTCTTGTAGGCAGAAAACTGATCAACGTGATAGGGTTCAATCTAGGCTATCttacaatcctgatggttctgtgcATAACTGGGATTATAAACCTGAGGTAGCTAGAACTGAACTCTGCagattgattgctaggcttgatttgCCTTTGGGTATTGGTGATACAGATGCATTTGAGTACATTCAacgtgctcataaccctaggtttcgTAGGGTGTCTAGACAGTCCACCactagagaccttcgtgctctatttACTAAACGtcgtaatatgcttaagaatCATGTTTTGTCTGGTGCATCATCTGTTGCTTTGACATCTGACATATGGTCTGGAAATGCTAAGGAAGACTACATTAGTGTAGTTGCTCATTAT GAATTTGGTATGATTGACAAGATTTATTCTGTTACTCTAGATAATGCTTCCTCCAATGCTAAGGCAATGGAGACTTTGACACCCATGTTTGCATGTTATTTAGGTTCTGATCCAACACCTACTTCATCAGATCCTAATAAGC AGgattttagaactgctattaacttcttaaattcatCTAATCACAGAATTGCCATGTTTAAGAATTATTGCAATGCTCAGGGTGTTAGACCTATAAAGTTTGGTTTAGATATGGATGTGagatggaatgctacataccttatgcttaaacacttgctACCTTACAAGGAggttttttctgtgttcattaatgcaAATTTTGGCTGCACATTGTTGACTCCAAGACATTGGCTCATTGCTGCCAAGATATTGGAGTTCCTGGAATTATTTTATGAATCAACATGTGTTCtatctggtgtttactatccaactagtccactaATTCTGCACTATATGCTTGACATTGCTCATCATTTGCAtgaaagtgaaaaagatcaaaatctaatggctgttgtctatcctatgaagcttaaatatcTTAAGTATTGGGAAAatatacctctgttatattctattgctttcattcttgatcctagagctaagttgagaggtTTGTTTAATGTGCTGGTAATACTTAAAGAGAACATTggtgttgattacaataaatattaTGCTGATGTTAAAACTGAAATTTATAAGTTATTTGCCAAGTATGACAGCAAGTATGGTTCTACAAGATCTCAAAGGCCTGTACATCCTGCAGTCAACTTAGGTAAGAGGAAACAAGCATGGGGAAGGATCTTTGGCGGCCCTGGATCATCAGCTGTTGTTGGTCATCCTCCCCCTGCCTCTGTCTCCACTTCAACTCAATCTGCTGCCTCTGTTGCTTGTGAGCTCACAACTTATCTggatagtgacaatgtcactgcatatgaggatgattttgatttgcttctctggtggcgtgaccacaaactaacctatccTGTTCTTTCTATAATGGCAAGAGATATTATGGCTGTTCCTGTTTCTACTGTCTCTTCAGAATCATGTTTCAGTTTAACAGGAAGGATTATTGAGGAGCGGCGCCGAAGACTTCTACCTGAACATGTggagatgcttgcttgcatcaaGGACTGGGAGCTGGGTGATAGAAGACTTCAACATTCTACTGACAACCAAGAGCTGGCAGAGTCCTTTGAGAATCTGTATCTTGATGTTCCTGAAGATGGATCTGGGCCTCCTTCTGCTAGCACATCTGCAAGTGCTTCTGTTGCTTCTGCTTCTGCTGCTACCTGA